Below is a window of 'Nostoc azollae' 0708 DNA.
CACTACCTTTATAAAGACTTTCACCTCATTTCAAATGAAAATTCATTTTTCCACTTATGCCAAGCTATCGACCATCTTTTAAGTCTTCCAATCAGACTCCCAAACAAACTAACTTTACACAAAATTCTCGCAATGTGATGGAAATGCTAGTGGCAGAGGAAGTTGAAAAACAAATTGAATCCTTGCCCGTAAAGACAGCTAGTTTTATTAAATCATCAGAAGTAGCTGCTTATGCTTTAAATCGCTTACCCAGTTTATATGCAACCAGTCAAAAAGGGTGGCAGAAACAATGGCATCATGGAAAAACAGAGTTATGTCAAAAAATTACAATGGCCGTGGGTCAAGGAATAGTCGCGGTACAGAGAGACCCTTTGCGGGTTAATGATCCTCTTAGGTTCCAGGGAGACAATAAAGCTATGGAGGCTTTGGACAAACTTAAATCTGTCCTGCAACGTGAAGACCTTTCATGGGAGAATGTAACTGATGTAGTTGAGCAAACATTGATCAATACATCAAGAGGCAGAATCACCTGGCGTAGAGTTAGTACTTCAGACAACGACACATTTGACTGGGAAAAACATCGGCTTTAACTTCCAGCAGCCAGCTAACGCTTATTAAAACTAGCCTCCAGACTCTTAACCTGGGTTTGCAACTCCTCCACTACTTGTAAATTGGATCGCTCCAGCAAAAAACCAGCCCAAAGAAAACTACCACTTAACAATGTCACTACACCCACCAAAATACCAGTC
It encodes the following:
- a CDS encoding late competence development ComFB family protein, which encodes MPSYRPSFKSSNQTPKQTNFTQNSRNVMEMLVAEEVEKQIESLPVKTASFIKSSEVAAYALNRLPSLYATSQKGWQKQWHHGKTELCQKITMAVGQGIVAVQRDPLRVNDPLRFQGDNKAMEALDKLKSVLQREDLSWENVTDVVEQTLINTSRGRITWRRVSTSDNDTFDWEKHRL